ACACAGGTAGACGAACTTCATTGCTCTGAAAACTTCACTTTTAGAGGCAAATGCAGAAACGAGAGTGAAAGCGGGGCTCGGCTGAGGGAGGGCGCCGGGACCCGAAGGCGGAGCCGGTGCTACCGCAGCGGAGGATCGGGAAGGGCTCGGGGGCCGGGATGGGGTCGAGGGGGCCGGGATGAAGCAGCGATGTCACTTCCCCTTGCCCAGGGGGGGATCTTCCCCACGGGCCGGTCTATAAAGGCGCTGCCCGCCGCGGGGAGCGGCGCGGTGCGGAGGTGCGAGGCGGAGGTGCGGTGAGCGGAGCCAGTCCCAGAGGATGGAtaggggtgggagggaaggggaggaaagggagacCTTGGCTGCTTCCCCACCAGTTCCTGTCCCTTTTCGGCTGCGGTGGGCTGGGGTTGGTTTCCCTCCCACGGCGATTCCACGTGTCTCGGGAGCGCTCAGAGCCTCCCACCCGCAGCCGCTATAAGGCTCCGCTCCgtccctgtgctggggagagcCGGCATCTCCCTCGGAGGAAGGGCTGACTCAGGAAAGCAGGCGAGGAAACCCAGTCTTTCCCAGCAGCCCTTCCCTATCAGCCTTTACCTATCAGCCCTTCTCTCCATCGCCCTCTGTTTTAACTCTGGCCGGTTGGGTCgaacctgctgctgcagagaggagctCGGCCCAGCCAGCATCAGCCTCTGAAGAACCCTCTCTGCCTCCCCAGGTTTCTGATCCAGGCGCTCGGAAGCTCTCGGTGCGATGCCATCCTGCCACGTGCCGAGTGTGAGGCATCCATCCAAGGTAATGGATTTCTGCTTGTCAGGCTGGGCACGTGGGctttgaaaaggaaagggagaatAACCCAGCTCTGGGATTCAGTCCTATCCTGTGCATCTGGGTTTCCAAAAAGTGTTAAAGGTCCTAGGGAGCATGCTTTGTATCTGCTAGTTTGGAAaacttcccttctgcttcttgGTTTGCAAAGGTGTCTATTACTGCAGATGATGGGGAACTGACTGGGGTGAAAGAGTGCGGATCTGCTGGAGATGCTTCAGGTTCTGAATAAGGGCAGCTGGGTTCTGAAGGCATCACAAATGGGTTTGGGAAAGATGCTCTGTCACCTAGGATGGCAAAGGAGGGCAGCAGCTGGTCcttgggctgggagcagcacagagagggagAACAATTTCTTGTATCTACAACAATAACAAGTTCTGTAACAGCAGCAGCCGCGTTTGCTGCTCCCGCCTCTGCCTGAGGATGAGCTCAGGACTCTTTGCGCTGTCTTTGCCGTAGTGGATGtttccccctctcctccttTTGCTGGCTGAGCTCGCCTGCAATGCCCAGCCCACGTACCAGTGGAAGGATGCTGTGACGAACGAGAGGATCACATGCCAGCAGTGCCCTCCGGGGACCTTCGTGGCACAGCACTGCTCCAGGGACAGACGCACGGCGTGTGAGCCCTGCCCGGATTTGCACTACACTCAGTACTGGAACTACCTGGAGAAGTGCCGGTACTGCAATGTCATCTGCGGGGAGAAGCAGGTGGAGGTGCAGCAGTGCAATGCCACGCACAACCGTGCctgccagtgccagcagggcTACTACTCCAACATGGAGTTCTGCATCAGGCACTCCGAGTGCCCGCCGGGCTCTGGTGTTGTGAAGCCGGGTAAGTACCACATGGGCACTGGGCACCCTCACAAGGCTCTTGTCACGCCCCAAAAAGCTCTGCTGGAGATAAAAATCACTGATAAATACAGCAACCAAATGCAGCAGTCAATGCTTGCCCATTGCCTGACTTCCTTTTAGCTCTGGTACTGGCACAGTGCCATTCTTGCTGGCGTGCTACTGCTCCTTTTCCAAGGAGGAATTCGGTTGGGTTTTTCCCCAGCTATCACTTTGAAAGCTTTTGAAATCCCCAGCAGCACGCTTTGATGGGATGTGTCAATCCCAGTTACCTGCCTCACCTGCCACAACAGGCAGAGCCAGGTTGTGACTTGGCCATCCCTGGAGCAGCCACTGGCCCTGTTCCACAGCAGGTGGGAAAGTCCAAGCTGCTCCTGATCCTTCATTAGCTCCCTTCTCCTTGCATAGgcagcccaggagctgggaatgctcatAATCTGGGTTGAAAAAGGTGGTTGATGATGTAAGGGCAGAGGTGGTGAAtgtgtgcagctctggggacagtttttgtggtttttcacTGAGTAATTTGAGAAGATGTGTTGAAAACATACAGTGGACACGCGTCCAGGTTCCAAAACCACAAGACCAGCTTTGTTTTGACTCCTGAGTCTGAGACTCCACCTCCTTGGGTGATCTAAGTCCCAAGACATTTTaggggatttatttttattatttgttgcTTCCCCAGAACAGATTTCTCTGGCCCTTTAGTTGCTCTGAATATGTGGAAACTCATCAATCACTGAGGtccaggctctgcctggaaacCACAGCAGGGGACAGCAAACCAGTGTGGGCAGCACCAGAAATCCCAGCAACATCCTGCTTCACACTTTGAAGTGGGGAGGCTTTTGAAATATGAAGGCTTTTGAAGCACGGAGTCTTTTGAAGTCCTTCCGTGTATGGCATGTAAGAGCTCCAGGCTCATCGgccagagagaaaatatttgttgtCTTCAGCTGATGTTTATGATTGAGATTTGGGGTTTAATTTTCTATAGCACATGACAAAATGCAGTAACACAGCAAAGGGCAAAGAAGATCTCCAAGCATTACAGGGAAGCACTTtgaaattaaacattaaatttGTCTGGAGGGTTGGCTTTGGGATGGAGGAGCCATGCAGCAAGCTGGGTATTTGATGAGAAGCtggtggtggtttttgtttgtttgtttgttattattattattattattattattattattattattattaattgttTGCAAAGGCTTCTTGTGTGGGGAGGATTGCAACCCAGCCCAGCTACCTGAACATCACAGCAAGGACTGAGTGTCCAGTGtggtgggcagagccctggaCCTGCCAGTGCTGGTGTTTGGATGGGGAAGGTGTGGACTGGGGGCCATAGGCAGAGTTTGCTGCTGTTTGGATTGGATGAGGGCTTTGATATGTGTGCAGTCCCCCTGGGCAGATCAACTTCTTTGGGATTTCCCATTTGCAAATAGtggctccagtgctgggggttACAGCTGGGccttagaatcatggaatagtcagggctgggagggcCCTGAAAGATCAGACTTCTGGGAATGCCTAAAGGTGGCAACAATCTAGAAACTGCTTGTAATTTGATTCCGGAAAATGAGGTGAAAGGGGTGGGAAATCTGCCCCCAGAgcctttccctctgctcccaaggaacAGGAATGTTGCTTGGTTCTATCCTGCCTGCCTTCATCCCTGTGACACAATGGAAGCGCTGGCCTGGAGCCAGGGAGAGCAGTGACAGTGCAGCCAAGGACAGCTGAGCCTTCACCTCCACTGAGACTTTTACTTTCGCTTGGTCGGGAGCCTCTGGCTCTGGGACTAAGGGTTCTGGGAAATAAAGGGCTGGTGTAGCAGCTCAGCcacctgcctggctgctggctcCTGAGAGGTGGCCTTTTAATAGTAGATGAGATGTCCTTTTGTTGTCCTCTCATGTCTGAGGGCTCTGACAATTTATAAGCACAGGCTTGGGAGAAGGTTGGGGGAAGCACTGCTGTTTGCCCTGCGTGAGGACATGTGATTTCtaggggagctgctggcagtgatCATTCCCAAAACATGACTCTCATGCTCAAATGGTGTCTGGCATCATCCCCAGCTGTTGCTTCTGCTCCTGTGCCAGCTTATCACCTGATGGTCTTGTTGTCTCCCCATGTACAGGTTCCCCCTTTGAGGACACCCAGTGTCATGACTGCCCCCACGGCTTCTTCTCCTCCAACTACAGCACCAACCCATGCCAGCCACACCAGCACTGtgagcagcaggggaaggtgaCCAACGTGCAGGGCAACAAGTACCACGACACTCTCTGCACATCCTGCAGGTTGGGGAGAGGCAACAGCACACAGGGGTCAGGTGAGCCACAGCACAGCATGCCAGGACTGATGCTGCCAGGGTGAGGGCAAACTTCCTTCTGACTTTATCTTACTTAGATGCAAAAAGTGGTGAAATGGCTTGTAAAAGCAAGAAGTAATCCATAATGAGTAACAGTTATGGATAAGATAGTCTGTCTCCCTTCATCTCCTTCCACTGTCAGTCCCATAGAGCAAGGACAGGGTGCTGGGCTTAAGCAACAGTCACTGTGAGGTGAGAACAAAAAGCTGACAGTGAAATCCTGGTGGATCTTACCAGGGAcaactgggagtgctgggatgGATATTTTTTTGGCAGCTGAGGCACCCAGCTTGGTTCCTGCACTCTGTTTTCCCGGTTCCACCTGTTTTCTGGAAGCTTTTATGGCAGCCACAGCCTGGTCCCATGCAGGTTAAGTGGAGCAGAGCCCAAGGTTCATCAGAGCTGAGTGTGGGGTGGATTTTGACCTGTCAGGTGTAAAAGTGGAGATGTGGTGTCAACCACGTCACCATGGTGGTGCAGATGTAGTGCTGAGCTGTGGCAGAGGTGGAAGCTTGAGCAAGAACAGCCAATGGGCACAGATcagaaaatccccaaatcccgggttggaagggacctcaaggaCCATCTGGTTCAATTTTTCTTGGCAAAAGACAGGAGAGAGGTACAGGGCAGAAAAAAGGCTCTGTTCCAAGGGTGCTTTGTAACATGCTCCCTCCCTAGGTGAGAGGGTGAGAAAGGGACTGAAAAACCATCTGAAGGGCCCCCAAACTCATCCCAAGGGCCTGATGTCACTTGAGGTGAGGCTGGAAGCTATTTGGAACCACCTGCTCC
This genomic stretch from Cinclus cinclus chromosome 18, bCinCin1.1, whole genome shotgun sequence harbors:
- the TNFRSF6B gene encoding tumor necrosis factor receptor superfamily member 6B, with the translated sequence MPSCHVPSVRHPSKWMFPPLLLLLAELACNAQPTYQWKDAVTNERITCQQCPPGTFVAQHCSRDRRTACEPCPDLHYTQYWNYLEKCRYCNVICGEKQVEVQQCNATHNRACQCQQGYYSNMEFCIRHSECPPGSGVVKPGSPFEDTQCHDCPHGFFSSNYSTNPCQPHQHCEQQGKVTNVQGNKYHDTLCTSCRLGRGNSTQGSAAEDEDCEQAMIDFVVYQNIPIKKLKRLQQILEHSPKKQAPWTRAAIQEKFRAFLTHKREEDSEVTKELLDALRTVKLHSIEEKVRKRFQLP